In Ruminiclostridium papyrosolvens DSM 2782, the following proteins share a genomic window:
- a CDS encoding YxeA family protein yields the protein MKTTTKLLTIGLIIIILVAFSIFFFNPNRLTPENPEGKASYYTMIVNDDTKLNSQKRYEYTLDAFNKKGDKKSLTFTSSKQLRKDAYLELYVAPFRGVTYWQEVQFDELPEQVKKKYIK from the coding sequence GTGAAAACTACGACAAAACTATTAACTATCGGTCTGATTATTATTATTTTAGTTGCATTTTCTATTTTCTTTTTTAATCCGAACCGGCTTACCCCGGAAAACCCGGAAGGGAAAGCCAGCTATTACACTATGATAGTCAACGATGACACAAAATTGAACAGTCAAAAACGCTATGAATATACATTAGATGCTTTCAACAAGAAGGGTGATAAAAAATCTCTTACCTTCACCAGTAGTAAGCAATTGAGAAAAGATGCTTATTTGGAATTGTATGTCGCACCATTTCGTGGTGTTACCTACTGGCAGGAGGTACAGTTTGATGAATTACCTGAACAGGTAAAGAAAAAATATATAAAGTAG
- a CDS encoding response regulator transcription factor produces the protein MSSKSKVLIVDDDRNICELIGLYLEKEGYEVLYAYNGLNAVDTFKIQTPSLVVLDIMLPGIDGWQVCREIRKVSSIPIIMLTAKGETFDKVLGLELGADDYMVKPFEPKELVARVKAVLRRYEHKEVDTLEVAFPNLIINKSNYTIRLKGNLIELPPKELELLFFLASNPNKVFTREQLLEHVWGFDFYGDSRTVDVHVKRVREKIDLDGQPWQLKTVWGVGYKFEVK, from the coding sequence ATGAGTAGTAAAAGCAAAGTATTAATAGTTGATGATGATAGAAATATATGTGAGTTGATAGGGTTATACCTTGAAAAAGAAGGTTATGAAGTCCTCTATGCTTATAACGGGCTTAATGCTGTTGATACCTTTAAGATACAGACTCCCAGCCTGGTAGTTCTGGATATTATGCTTCCGGGAATTGACGGTTGGCAGGTTTGCAGGGAGATAAGGAAGGTAAGTTCTATACCTATCATTATGTTGACTGCAAAGGGTGAAACCTTTGACAAGGTTCTTGGACTGGAGCTGGGGGCAGATGATTACATGGTTAAACCCTTTGAGCCTAAAGAGCTTGTTGCTAGGGTTAAGGCAGTATTGCGAAGATATGAGCATAAAGAAGTTGATACACTGGAAGTTGCATTCCCAAATCTTATTATTAATAAGAGTAATTATACAATCCGCCTAAAGGGGAATCTGATAGAACTTCCTCCAAAAGAATTGGAGCTCTTGTTTTTTCTGGCCTCAAATCCAAATAAGGTTTTTACAAGAGAGCAGCTACTGGAACATGTATGGGGCTTTGACTTTTATGGAGATTCCAGAACTGTTGACGTACACGTAAAGAGAGTTCGTGAAAAAATAGATTTGGACGGTCAGCCATGGCAGCTAAAAACCGTATGGGGTGTTGGCTATAAGTTTGAGGTGAAATAA
- a CDS encoding HD domain-containing phosphohydrolase — protein MNLSKYYLHLVKIIICVIALPCFIFGIYINSEKLLAITCGLCIVFLAFDICEYIIIDRKNRKNIKKFGILRKNEYLLNTIAGKSYFKTLKLLAEKQNQLEALSITSEKFNSTIEIENIIKYVYDVFKKFTGCDRCLICFKDVNSQDIYCKYELGEIVFEEVGKYFDEDSVVTQCFNTNSVVVKCGIEIKRRGTLGDKLVIPLNISDEQLGVIFLETRNKYSFKRVNLTFLQSLANYAAVAMYKSQLINDVYIQKQEIEALYEETAAVNDDLNYNIDNLNRTKDELRQKNEELQRYSDSLNTGYIQTVMSLVNAIEAKDAYTSGHCQRVMEISCEIAARMRLDEDTIQDLRYAAILHDIGKIGVSASILNKPDKLTDCEYEEIKKHPLISYNILKNVEFLRNGLKAILEHHEKYNGGGYPNGLKGEEISLLGRILCIADAFDAMTSDRTYRRGMTMELAINEIERCKGIQFDPRISELFINMIKELINN, from the coding sequence ATGAACTTAAGCAAATACTATTTACATCTAGTTAAAATAATTATATGCGTTATAGCCTTACCATGCTTTATTTTCGGAATTTATATCAATTCTGAGAAACTGTTGGCTATAACTTGTGGCTTGTGTATTGTTTTTTTAGCGTTCGATATATGTGAATATATTATTATAGATAGAAAAAATCGAAAGAATATTAAAAAATTCGGAATTCTCCGGAAAAATGAGTATCTTCTCAACACAATAGCGGGAAAGAGCTATTTTAAGACTTTAAAACTTCTTGCGGAAAAACAGAATCAGTTGGAAGCTTTAAGTATTACGTCCGAAAAATTTAACTCCACAATTGAGATTGAAAATATAATCAAATATGTATACGATGTATTTAAAAAGTTTACAGGATGCGACAGATGCCTTATTTGCTTCAAAGATGTAAATTCTCAAGATATATATTGTAAATATGAATTGGGTGAAATAGTCTTTGAAGAAGTAGGTAAATATTTTGACGAAGATTCTGTTGTTACACAATGCTTTAATACAAATTCTGTTGTAGTTAAATGCGGAATTGAGATTAAAAGAAGAGGTACATTGGGAGACAAGCTTGTCATACCACTTAACATATCAGATGAGCAGTTAGGTGTCATCTTTCTTGAAACGCGAAATAAATATTCTTTTAAAAGAGTAAACCTTACATTTCTCCAAAGTCTTGCCAATTATGCTGCTGTCGCCATGTACAAGTCTCAGTTAATAAATGATGTTTATATACAGAAGCAGGAAATAGAAGCCCTCTATGAGGAGACAGCGGCTGTTAACGACGATTTGAATTATAATATTGACAATCTCAACAGAACCAAGGATGAACTTCGCCAAAAAAACGAAGAGCTTCAAAGATACTCGGATAGTTTGAATACAGGATATATACAAACGGTTATGTCTTTGGTAAATGCAATCGAGGCAAAGGATGCCTATACAAGCGGACATTGCCAGCGAGTGATGGAAATTTCATGTGAGATTGCTGCCCGTATGAGGCTGGATGAAGATACTATACAGGATTTAAGATATGCGGCTATTTTGCACGATATAGGAAAAATAGGAGTATCTGCTTCAATTCTTAATAAACCTGACAAATTAACTGATTGTGAATATGAAGAAATAAAAAAACATCCTCTCATATCATACAATATACTTAAAAATGTAGAATTCTTAAGAAACGGTTTAAAAGCAATTCTTGAACATCACGAAAAATATAACGGTGGAGGGTATCCTAATGGGCTAAAGGGTGAGGAAATCAGTCTATTAGGAAGAATATTATGTATTGCCGACGCCTTTGATGCTATGACCAGTGACAGAACATACCGAAGGGGTATGACTATGGAATTAGCAATTAACGAAATTGAAAGATGTAAGGGGATTCAGTTTGATCCCAGAATATCTGAGCTTTTTATAAACATGATTAAAGAGCTAATTAACAACTAA
- a CDS encoding ABC transporter permease, with product MLRRCVCAEWMKLRHSYIWMILMILPVVSVLIGSANFYMNQGVLTKKWYSLWSQVGLFYGEFFFPILIAICCAYMWRMEHHNKNWNMIMTAPVSKTGIFLAKLIVVGGLMIFVQILIFILYFLGGKLVGITDELPKELFGWLFRGWIAALTISALQLALSMRIRSFAAPIGIGLCAAFLGLGMYVVHLGFLFPHSLLTIGMGVLSQTGLSAGERLIFMLTNLSYIAAISIVAIHRMRKSDVEA from the coding sequence ATGCTAAGAAGATGTGTTTGTGCTGAATGGATGAAATTGCGACATTCTTATATATGGATGATACTGATGATTCTTCCTGTTGTAAGTGTGTTGATTGGTAGTGCCAATTTTTATATGAACCAAGGTGTATTAACAAAAAAGTGGTATAGCCTATGGTCTCAAGTAGGTTTATTTTACGGGGAATTCTTTTTCCCCATTCTTATTGCTATTTGCTGTGCGTACATGTGGAGAATGGAACATCATAATAAAAACTGGAATATGATTATGACTGCACCCGTATCAAAGACAGGTATCTTTCTGGCTAAGTTGATAGTAGTGGGTGGGTTGATGATATTTGTTCAGATATTAATTTTTATATTGTATTTTTTAGGGGGGAAGTTGGTAGGTATAACAGATGAGCTTCCGAAAGAACTGTTCGGATGGTTGTTTCGAGGATGGATTGCCGCCCTCACAATCAGTGCTCTGCAATTAGCTTTGTCCATGCGTATCCGCAGTTTTGCCGCTCCTATTGGTATTGGGTTATGTGCTGCTTTCCTTGGTCTTGGCATGTATGTCGTACATTTGGGTTTCCTTTTTCCCCATTCCTTGCTGACCATTGGGATGGGTGTACTAAGTCAAACAGGTCTTTCAGCGGGAGAGCGTCTCATATTTATGTTAACGAATTTAAGTTATATTGCAGCTATTAGTATCGTAGCTATACATCGGATGCGTAAGTCTGATGTAGAAGCTTGA
- a CDS encoding S1C family serine protease yields the protein MIDDRDDKINESGSVSEQPKNDNGTYEVNSNSESQGSVNETQEDNTNNSSQYDIINPVIENKEPVNNTSEENTNQDTVVSDYSLNAQEAQTLPQEAITADSGAGDSNGEIQGVASSAYNNYYKESYKKSNTKKSNTWKYVVVSAVSCLSGASLVALLMLFVAPLVQPHIKEYLGNNFPGLKTENAQSNNTGELKRVEIVQNGESAVTSVAEKVGPSVVGIKTSYQNTNELFGVQSEGGEGSGIIISSDGYILTNHHVIEGALNDKTRSIRSDAKIQVFLPNKIDKPYSATVKGYDSKTDLAVLKISETNLPVIEFGNSDSIKVGEPAIAIGNPGGLEYMGSLTYGVISGLNRTVQLDGGKRIRLVQTDAAINPGNSGGALVNIKGQLIGVNTVKMVATGFEGLGFAIPVNEAKRIADELMTKTYIAKPYLGISVNQQYTESIAKANKMPAGVYVADVELFGAAAKAGIMPGDVITKFNNKTVKSYDELEEVKNKMKPGDIVKIDIFRDGNTKTVQARLGETK from the coding sequence ATGATTGACGATAGAGACGATAAGATAAATGAAAGTGGTTCAGTTAGTGAACAGCCGAAGAATGATAACGGCACTTATGAAGTAAACAGCAATTCAGAATCACAAGGGTCTGTAAATGAAACTCAGGAGGATAACACAAATAACAGTAGTCAATATGACATAATAAATCCTGTAATTGAAAATAAGGAACCTGTTAATAATACATCCGAAGAAAATACAAATCAAGATACCGTTGTTTCTGATTACAGTTTAAACGCACAAGAAGCACAAACCTTACCACAAGAAGCAATTACGGCTGATTCCGGTGCAGGGGATAGCAATGGGGAAATACAAGGAGTAGCGAGTTCAGCTTATAACAATTATTACAAGGAGAGCTATAAAAAATCAAATACTAAAAAGTCAAACACATGGAAATATGTAGTTGTATCAGCTGTGAGCTGTCTTTCGGGTGCATCACTTGTTGCATTGTTAATGCTTTTTGTTGCTCCGTTAGTACAGCCACATATAAAAGAATACCTAGGAAATAATTTCCCGGGTCTTAAAACCGAAAATGCACAATCAAATAATACCGGAGAATTAAAAAGAGTTGAAATTGTTCAGAACGGAGAATCAGCAGTTACAAGTGTAGCTGAAAAAGTTGGGCCTTCAGTTGTTGGTATAAAAACATCATATCAGAATACCAATGAATTATTCGGTGTTCAGTCTGAAGGCGGAGAAGGTTCTGGGATAATCATAAGCTCCGATGGATATATACTTACAAACCATCACGTTATTGAAGGGGCATTAAATGATAAAACCAGAAGTATCAGAAGTGACGCAAAAATTCAAGTGTTCCTGCCAAACAAAATAGATAAGCCATATTCAGCGACAGTTAAAGGTTACGATTCTAAAACAGATCTTGCTGTTTTGAAAATAAGTGAGACAAATTTACCTGTTATAGAATTCGGTAATTCAGATAGTATCAAAGTTGGAGAACCGGCAATTGCCATAGGTAATCCGGGTGGACTTGAATATATGGGTTCTTTGACATACGGTGTTATTAGCGGATTAAACAGAACTGTCCAGTTAGATGGAGGCAAGAGAATTAGACTTGTTCAGACAGATGCTGCTATAAACCCCGGAAACAGCGGCGGGGCATTGGTGAATATTAAGGGACAGCTTATTGGAGTAAATACAGTTAAGATGGTTGCAACGGGATTTGAAGGACTTGGTTTTGCAATCCCTGTAAATGAGGCAAAAAGAATAGCAGATGAACTGATGACAAAAACCTATATTGCAAAACCTTATCTGGGGATTTCAGTAAATCAACAGTATACAGAAAGTATTGCAAAGGCTAATAAAATGCCTGCAGGTGTATACGTAGCAGATGTTGAACTTTTCGGTGCCGCTGCTAAAGCAGGTATAATGCCTGGCGACGTAATAACTAAATTTAATAATAAAACAGTTAAGTCCTATGATGAGCTTGAGGAAGTTAAGAATAAGATGAAACCCGGAGATATTGTAAAGATTGATATCTTCAGAGATGGAAATACAAAAACTGTTCAGGCGAGATTAGGGGAAACAAAGTAA
- a CDS encoding ABC transporter permease, with protein sequence MKVFSLELYKLRHKRLFLMVTLFLLVEIGWAFMTASMSFSRNPDSAGWELLVATLSSMNSLFLPILSAICVSRICDMEHKGNTWKLLLSVSVRRSKLYMAKYISASAVMLWACLLQVLAITGFGIINGIEQPVPMFLLFRFIMGTLLTNMVIIALQQWISMAVKNQAFALSLGMLGGFIGMTADLLPSGIRRIFVWSYYTGLSPVTQSYTSEKMHFVVRDMGSLLPVMLTLIVAGIAFYLAGSIHVARQEV encoded by the coding sequence ATGAAAGTCTTTAGCCTTGAATTGTATAAATTACGTCATAAACGTTTGTTTTTAATGGTAACATTATTTTTACTCGTTGAAATCGGCTGGGCTTTTATGACGGCTAGTATGTCCTTTTCTCGTAATCCTGATAGTGCCGGATGGGAGTTGCTTGTTGCAACGTTATCCTCTATGAATAGCTTGTTCTTACCAATTTTATCGGCTATATGTGTATCTCGTATTTGCGATATGGAGCATAAAGGGAATACCTGGAAATTACTATTGAGTGTTTCAGTAAGGCGCAGCAAGCTTTATATGGCGAAATATATTTCTGCATCTGCTGTAATGTTGTGGGCATGTCTACTCCAAGTGCTTGCTATTACAGGATTTGGTATTATTAATGGTATTGAACAACCTGTCCCGATGTTTCTTTTGTTTCGATTCATTATGGGGACTTTGTTAACTAATATGGTAATTATAGCATTGCAGCAATGGATATCTATGGCAGTAAAAAATCAGGCCTTTGCTCTGTCCCTGGGTATGCTTGGTGGGTTCATTGGGATGACGGCAGATTTACTGCCATCAGGAATAAGAAGGATTTTTGTATGGTCTTACTACACAGGGTTAAGTCCTGTTACACAAAGCTATACTAGTGAAAAAATGCATTTTGTTGTAAGAGATATGGGTTCATTATTGCCTGTGATGCTGACTCTGATAGTGGCCGGAATAGCTTTTTATCTGGCTGGTAGCATACATGTAGCAAGACAAGAAGTATAA
- a CDS encoding sensor histidine kinase, which translates to MVRLKKTIFQKLVAVFIGLLVLSYVVTGGFLYYFLNGFVTKQETETLLESARNIKVFFDNYYMPNRNNQLYKELVQGIFRQTLEMYSVSSNSMIWIVDNTGHVLITVTSDDQINDVLKKYVDDTGYPKLPDKRQYLKVMNNGEKYNTERGNFFGYFSDDAFNKYGSSWLTIQLPFEVIPINGKQETIAAVYLHTPVPAIQKVRTSVFSLFLISGGVAILLAIILVYIFSIRFTRPLKQINNAAKIIAGGDFQKRIVVSSQDEIGQLADSFNHMVEDLQRLEELRRGFIANVSHELRTPMTSIRGFIEGILDGTIPPERQKGYLTIVRDETNRLNRLVNDLLDLAKMESGELTLTMKPFDINELIRICVIKLETLITSKNLEIEANFEIDNMMVSADKDSIERVIINLLHNAVKFSNENGKIIVETAKNKDKIYVSVKDNGIGIDGDDKKRIWDRFYKSDKSRGKDKTGTGLGLAIVKNIVTEHKQDIWVESEVGKGTKFTFTLDYYKSYVED; encoded by the coding sequence ATGGTCAGGTTAAAAAAGACAATATTTCAGAAGCTCGTAGCCGTTTTTATAGGGCTGCTTGTTTTAAGCTATGTAGTTACAGGTGGATTTTTGTACTACTTTTTGAATGGTTTTGTTACAAAACAGGAGACGGAAACTCTTCTGGAGAGTGCCAGAAATATTAAGGTTTTCTTCGACAATTATTATATGCCCAATAGAAATAATCAGCTGTATAAGGAACTGGTACAGGGAATTTTCAGGCAAACATTGGAAATGTACAGTGTTTCAAGTAATTCTATGATTTGGATTGTTGATAATACAGGTCATGTATTAATCACCGTAACCAGCGATGACCAGATAAATGATGTACTCAAGAAGTATGTGGACGATACGGGATATCCTAAGCTGCCGGATAAAAGACAATATTTAAAGGTTATGAATAATGGAGAAAAATATAACACTGAACGAGGTAACTTTTTCGGATATTTTAGTGATGACGCTTTTAACAAATACGGTAGTTCATGGCTTACTATTCAGCTTCCATTTGAGGTGATTCCCATTAACGGAAAACAGGAGACTATAGCGGCTGTTTACCTGCATACTCCCGTACCTGCAATTCAAAAAGTAAGAACTTCAGTATTCAGCCTGTTTCTTATTTCGGGTGGAGTTGCCATTCTTCTTGCCATTATCCTTGTTTATATATTTTCAATAAGATTTACTCGCCCTCTAAAGCAGATTAATAATGCCGCAAAAATAATTGCTGGAGGAGATTTCCAAAAGAGGATTGTAGTCAGTTCGCAAGATGAAATTGGACAGCTTGCAGACAGTTTTAATCATATGGTTGAAGATTTGCAAAGACTGGAAGAACTTAGAAGAGGGTTCATTGCCAATGTTTCCCATGAACTGCGCACGCCAATGACTTCCATAAGAGGTTTTATCGAAGGTATCCTTGACGGTACTATACCTCCCGAAAGGCAAAAAGGCTACTTAACGATTGTTCGGGATGAAACCAACAGGCTTAACAGATTGGTTAATGATCTTCTGGATTTGGCAAAAATGGAATCCGGTGAGTTAACATTAACAATGAAGCCTTTTGACATAAACGAATTAATAAGAATCTGCGTAATCAAGTTGGAAACTCTCATTACCTCCAAAAATCTGGAAATAGAAGCTAATTTTGAGATTGACAACATGATGGTATCAGCCGACAAAGATTCCATTGAACGGGTTATTATAAATCTATTACACAATGCCGTAAAATTTTCGAATGAAAATGGTAAGATAATAGTTGAAACTGCAAAGAATAAAGACAAGATATACGTTTCAGTTAAGGATAACGGAATTGGAATAGATGGCGATGATAAGAAAAGAATATGGGACAGATTCTATAAATCCGATAAATCAAGAGGAAAGGATAAAACAGGTACCGGTCTTGGTTTAGCAATCGTAAAAAATATAGTAACTGAGCACAAACAGGACATATGGGTGGAAAGTGAGGTAGGAAAAGGAACAAAGTTTACGTTTACACTTGATTACTACAAAAGTTATGTTGAAGATTAA